From a single Tachypleus tridentatus isolate NWPU-2018 chromosome 6, ASM421037v1, whole genome shotgun sequence genomic region:
- the LOC143252816 gene encoding uncharacterized protein LOC143252816 isoform X2, with translation MMDASKDQQSLLLKSKPSSLIPRLWRSHSFKEKGKLVLPSFNEQLEEFNFHIPYSRLSITSRIPIPIRKVGQKHNSSTEVCFRSRSATIGYPLQSQEYFTPVASDGENGSLKSFGSSGSFLLCDITPRAVFSRSSPHGVNWSPPEKKYILHCQRTYESPEEYLTPTQRKNRQIHQLKAALARATKACEVKDVEIEHLYAEVKRLRRSSLQQPDAGSGRTLVSTSPVLNEIDAPRHFLSTQISGSSDTIEEVDLVNERSTDVEKSLFLEDSGILSDVGSLSSPSEMHDTCSSDQETFSSNINYNTYNFSRDELTNKETHFDINDKSQLSETELLLFTTPNETSTVRVSGHDCCVDNASLKHEKCLVPSPCKVKESTERPSSTNSNENCLTSKENKSLKIINQNTLVTTNVLENKKESVQVGTSNEYAQNCSCTTNERSSGRTKNKNLVIFEEDAFEDYERELKELKLQYSKHYQELKEKHDNEIGNLSQHLADINARYLELRPMYEKALDQIKCLECQVVKLKKETSAQEEWHKQMYLKMYRKGQEAAKFEHADEVLEFAQQAPKKISVPELLQQLRQTKQELEQTKELYRSELYHKATTGSPHHQAELFGVSW, from the exons ATGATGGATGCTTCTAAAGATCAACAGTCTTTACTATTAAAATCTAAACCTTCAAGTCTTATTCCTCGTTTATGGCGATCTCATTCTTTTAAGGAAAAAGGAAAACTTGTTTTGCCTTCCTTTAATGAACAGTTGGAGGAATTCAACTTTCATATTCCTTACAGTAGGCTCTCTATTACGTCTCGAATTCCAATTCCTATTCGCAAAGTTGGTCAGAAACATAACAGTTCCACTGAAGTGTGTTTCCGAAGCCGTAGTGCGACAATTGGATATCCATTACAAAGTCAAGAATATTTTACACCAGTGGCATCAGATGGTGAAAATGGTTCATTAAAAAGTTTTGGTAGTTCTGGCAGCTTCTTGTTATGTGACATCACCCCACGAGCTGTTTTCAGCAGATCATCACCTCATGGAGTTAATTGGTCACCTCCTGAAAAGAAATACATCCTCCACTGTCAAAGAACTTATGAGTCTCCTGAAGAATACCTTACACCCACACAGAGAAAAAACAGACAGATCCACCAGTTGAAAGCTGCATTAGCTAGAGCCACCAAAGCATGTGAAGTAAAGGATGTTGAAATAGAACATCTTTATGCAGAGGTGAAACGTTTACGCAGGTCTTCCTTACAG CAACCAGATGCAGGATCAGGAAGAACACTTGTTTCTACATCACCTGTGCTAAATGAAATAGATGCTCCAAGGCATTTTTTGTCAACTCAGATTTCTGGCTCTTCAGATACAATAGAGGAAGTTGATTTGGTCAATGAAAGAAGTACTGATGTTGAAAAGTCTCTATTTTTAGAAGACAGTGGGATTCTTTCAGATGTGGGATCATTATCTTCACCTAGTGAAATGCATGACACTTGTAGTTCTGACCAAGAAACATTTAgctcaaatataaattataatacatataatttttcaaGAGATGAATTAACAAATAAGGAAACACATTTTGACATTAATGATAAGTCTCAACTGTCTGAAACAGAATTACTTCTGTTTACCACTCCTAATGAAACATCCACTGTACGTGTATCTGGACACGATTGTTGTGTGGACAATGCAAGTTTAAAGCATGAGAAGTGCTTAGTACCTTCTCCATGCAAAGTAAAAGAGAGTACTGAAAGACCATCTTCAACAAATAGTAATGAAAACTGTTTAACCtctaaagaaaacaaatcttTGAAAATCATAAATCAAAATACTTTGGTaacaacaaatgttttagaaaataaaaaggaaagTGTTCAAGTAGGAACATCTAATGAATATGCACAGAACTGTTCATGTACAACTAACGAAAGAAGTTCTGGGagaaccaaaaacaaaaatttagtaatttttgaaGAAGATGCATTTGAAGACTATGAAAGGGAGCTAAAAGAACTAAAGCTTCAGTATTCTAAACACTACCAAGAACTGAAAGAAAAGCATGATAATGAAATTGGAAATCTTTCACAACACCTGGCTGATATTAATGCAAG ATACCTTGAATTACGACCAATGTATGAAAAGGCTCTTGATCAAATTAAGTGCTTGGAATGTCAGGTTGTAAAGCTGAAGAAAGAAACTTCAGCTCAGGAGGAATGGCACAAACAAATGTACCTCAAAATGTACAG AAAAGGGCAAGAAGCAGCAAAATTTGAGCATGCTGATGAGGTACTAGAATTTGCACAACAAGCACCAAAGAAGATATCAGTTCCTGAACTATTACAACAACTGCGCCAGACCAAACAAGAATTAGAACAAACCAAAGAGTTGTATCGAAGTGAATTATATCACAAAGCTACCACAGGATCACCTCATCATCAGGCTGA
- the LOC143252816 gene encoding uncharacterized protein LOC143252816 isoform X1 yields the protein MMDASKDQQSLLLKSKPSSLIPRLWRSHSFKEKGKLVLPSFNEQLEEFNFHIPYSRLSITSRIPIPIRKVGQKHNSSTEVCFRSRSATIGYPLQSQEYFTPVASDGENGSLKSFGSSGSFLLCDITPRAVFSRSSPHGVNWSPPEKKYILHCQRTYESPEEYLTPTQRKNRQIHQLKAALARATKACEVKDVEIEHLYAEVKRLRRSSLQQPDAGSGRTLVSTSPVLNEIDAPRHFLSTQISGSSDTIEEVDLVNERSTDVEKSLFLEDSGILSDVGSLSSPSEMHDTCSSDQETFSSNINYNTYNFSRDELTNKETHFDINDKSQLSETELLLFTTPNETSTVRVSGHDCCVDNASLKHEKCLVPSPCKVKESTERPSSTNSNENCLTSKENKSLKIINQNTLVTTNVLENKKESVQVGTSNEYAQNCSCTTNERSSGRTKNKNLVIFEEDAFEDYERELKELKLQYSKHYQELKEKHDNEIGNLSQHLADINARYLELRPMYEKALDQIKCLECQVVKLKKETSAQEEWHKQMYLKMYRKGQEAAKFEHADEVLEFAQQAPKKISVPELLQQLRQTKQELEQTKELYRSELYHKATTGSPHHQAEYTLKFLKDAVYYFLTKRDNKGHLNAIESILGFSEKERGAVAKSIKHRRI from the exons ATGATGGATGCTTCTAAAGATCAACAGTCTTTACTATTAAAATCTAAACCTTCAAGTCTTATTCCTCGTTTATGGCGATCTCATTCTTTTAAGGAAAAAGGAAAACTTGTTTTGCCTTCCTTTAATGAACAGTTGGAGGAATTCAACTTTCATATTCCTTACAGTAGGCTCTCTATTACGTCTCGAATTCCAATTCCTATTCGCAAAGTTGGTCAGAAACATAACAGTTCCACTGAAGTGTGTTTCCGAAGCCGTAGTGCGACAATTGGATATCCATTACAAAGTCAAGAATATTTTACACCAGTGGCATCAGATGGTGAAAATGGTTCATTAAAAAGTTTTGGTAGTTCTGGCAGCTTCTTGTTATGTGACATCACCCCACGAGCTGTTTTCAGCAGATCATCACCTCATGGAGTTAATTGGTCACCTCCTGAAAAGAAATACATCCTCCACTGTCAAAGAACTTATGAGTCTCCTGAAGAATACCTTACACCCACACAGAGAAAAAACAGACAGATCCACCAGTTGAAAGCTGCATTAGCTAGAGCCACCAAAGCATGTGAAGTAAAGGATGTTGAAATAGAACATCTTTATGCAGAGGTGAAACGTTTACGCAGGTCTTCCTTACAG CAACCAGATGCAGGATCAGGAAGAACACTTGTTTCTACATCACCTGTGCTAAATGAAATAGATGCTCCAAGGCATTTTTTGTCAACTCAGATTTCTGGCTCTTCAGATACAATAGAGGAAGTTGATTTGGTCAATGAAAGAAGTACTGATGTTGAAAAGTCTCTATTTTTAGAAGACAGTGGGATTCTTTCAGATGTGGGATCATTATCTTCACCTAGTGAAATGCATGACACTTGTAGTTCTGACCAAGAAACATTTAgctcaaatataaattataatacatataatttttcaaGAGATGAATTAACAAATAAGGAAACACATTTTGACATTAATGATAAGTCTCAACTGTCTGAAACAGAATTACTTCTGTTTACCACTCCTAATGAAACATCCACTGTACGTGTATCTGGACACGATTGTTGTGTGGACAATGCAAGTTTAAAGCATGAGAAGTGCTTAGTACCTTCTCCATGCAAAGTAAAAGAGAGTACTGAAAGACCATCTTCAACAAATAGTAATGAAAACTGTTTAACCtctaaagaaaacaaatcttTGAAAATCATAAATCAAAATACTTTGGTaacaacaaatgttttagaaaataaaaaggaaagTGTTCAAGTAGGAACATCTAATGAATATGCACAGAACTGTTCATGTACAACTAACGAAAGAAGTTCTGGGagaaccaaaaacaaaaatttagtaatttttgaaGAAGATGCATTTGAAGACTATGAAAGGGAGCTAAAAGAACTAAAGCTTCAGTATTCTAAACACTACCAAGAACTGAAAGAAAAGCATGATAATGAAATTGGAAATCTTTCACAACACCTGGCTGATATTAATGCAAG ATACCTTGAATTACGACCAATGTATGAAAAGGCTCTTGATCAAATTAAGTGCTTGGAATGTCAGGTTGTAAAGCTGAAGAAAGAAACTTCAGCTCAGGAGGAATGGCACAAACAAATGTACCTCAAAATGTACAG AAAAGGGCAAGAAGCAGCAAAATTTGAGCATGCTGATGAGGTACTAGAATTTGCACAACAAGCACCAAAGAAGATATCAGTTCCTGAACTATTACAACAACTGCGCCAGACCAAACAAGAATTAGAACAAACCAAAGAGTTGTATCGAAGTGAATTATATCACAAAGCTACCACAGGATCACCTCATCATCAGGCTGAGTATACACTGAAATTTTTGAAAGAtgctgtttattattttcttacaaaaagGGATAACAAAGGTCATCTTAATGCCATTGAGAGCATCTTAGGGTTTTCTGAGAAAGAGAGGGGGGCGGTTGCTAAATCCATAAAACACCGAAGAATATGA